From a region of the Podarcis muralis chromosome 16, rPodMur119.hap1.1, whole genome shotgun sequence genome:
- the LOC114586946 gene encoding uncharacterized protein LOC114586946, whose amino-acid sequence MSIGGGGNMCYASCPASTVTIQPPPFVLNIPGPALYCPDQNFGIEQYNPCAGYGGGYGGSGGMGGRAIGSGSGMGIGGGMGGGGGYGGLGGEGGYGGGSMGGRGLGGLGAGGSLGGGGGYGGIGGGYGGGSMGGRGGGGLGGGSLGGLGGGSMGDSGGIGGSGGRRGSIGGGTGGGRRGSIGGGSGGGRRGSIGGGSGGGRRGSIGGGSVSGRRGSIGGGSMGGGLGGSGGSVGGGTGGIGGSLGGGGGGRRISGGRRYSGSGGYSSGGYGGSGGYSSGGYGGSGGYSSGGYGGSGGYSSGGYGGSGGYGSGGYGGSGGYGSGGYGGSGGYGGSGGYGSGGYGGSCGYGMGGYGSGGYGSGGYGGRSYGTRRIIYSGGRRSGYGGGGYSSRSYGGSYGGSLALLPSTACYTCY is encoded by the coding sequence ATGTCCATCGGAGGCGGTGGAAACATGTGCTATGCCAGCTGTCCTGCATCCACAGTGACTATACAGCCACCACCCTTCGTCCTAAATATCCCAGGACCAGCGCTGTACTGCCCTGACCAAAACTTTGGCATTGAGCAATACAACCCATGCGCAGGCTATGGCGGTGGATATGGAGGCAGCGGAGGAATGGGGGGCCGTGCTATTGGTAGCGGAAGCGGCATGGGCATAGGTGGTGGTATGGGTGGAGGAGGAGGTTATGGAGGCCTTGGTGGTGAAGGTGGTTATGGGGGTGGAAGTATGGGAGGCCGTGGGCTTGGTGGTTTAGGTGCAGGTGGCAGTCTGGGTGGTGGAGGAGGTTATGGGGGCATTGGTGGTGGTTATGGGGGTGGAAGTATGGGGGGCCGTGGTGGGGGTGGTTTAGGTGGGGGTAGCTTGGGTGGTTTAGGTGGGGGTAGCATGGGTGATAGTGGTGGCATTGGTGGATCTGGTGGACGTCGAGGCAGCATAGGTGGTGGCACCGGGGGTGGACGTAGAGGCAGCATAGGTGGTGGCAGCGGGGGCGGACGTAGAGGCAGCATAGGTGGTGGCAGCGGAGGCGGACGTAGAGGCAGCATAGGTGGTGGCAGTGTGAGCGGACGTAGAGGCAGCATAGGTGGTGGCAGCATGGGTGGCGGTCTTGGTGGATCTGGAGGTAGTGTTGGTGGTGGCACTGGTGGAATTGGAGGCAGTctgggtggtggaggaggaggacgcCGAATCAGCGGGGGACGCCGATACAGTGGCAGTGGTGGCTACAGCAGTGGCGGATATGGTGGCAGTGGTGGCTACAGCAGTGGCGGATATGGTGGAAGTGGTGGCTACAGCAGTGGCGGATATGGTGGAAGTGGCGGATACAGCAGTGGCGGATATGGTGGAAGTGGTGGATACGGAAGTGGCGGATATGGTGGAAGTGGGGGATATGGCAGTGGCGGATATGGTGGAAGTGGCGGATATGGTGGCAGTGGTGGATACGGCAGTGGTGGATATGGTGGAAGTTGCGGATATGGCATGGGCGGATATGGCAGTGGTGGATACGGTAGCGGTGGATATGGTGGCAGAAGTTATGGCACCAGAAGGATTATATACTCTGGAGGCCGCAGAAGCGGATATGGTGGAGGCGGCTACAGCAGCAGGTCTTATGGCGGCTCCTATGGTGGAAGCTTGGCGCTGCTGCCTAGTACCGCATGCTACACCTGCTACTGA